The following proteins come from a genomic window of Kwoniella bestiolae CBS 10118 chromosome 3, complete sequence:
- a CDS encoding mitochondrial 54S ribosomal protein uL4m, with protein sequence MKSAARLLPSLSQPLRSSSRPITRTILARSLAGPSTLPRTYATTSNVPPTSSPIQSEPVTDEIVRSILEGEREGEAEEEIPSNINFEELSEEADESIDRFLGEGNEFSSIPSQTSQFDPILLPISSLASSTPALPSESGLVVSLPPDIFAQPIRRDILHRCVVWYLSLLRSGTKTTKSRSTVNYSGRKLRPQKGTGRARVGDASSGTRRGGAPIHPIFPKDWTQKLPRKVRYLGLKIALSSKLNSGLLRVVQNLNEGEWKGTNEASRALSNEVVRTEKEVDLEPIITEGESQTQRQEAVEEGGEIQIINKFGTSKDLSILFVYSPDKLHNEGLWNFHRSIRNIPGVELVSTDELQVYHVLKYKWLVMEGGAIDALSGVRDLEEELELVPEQLNEAESVIV encoded by the exons aTGAAATCAGCCGCAAGACTCCTTCCCTCCCTATCTCAG CCACTGAGATCATCCTCCCGACCTATAACACGTACCATCCTCGCTCGATCATTAGCTGGACCCAGTACCCTCCCCAGAACGTACGCTACCACTTCTAATGTCCCgcctacctcctctcctaTACAATCAGAACCAGTCACCGATGAGATCGTGAGATCGATATTGGAGggtgaaagagaaggagaagcggaagaagagatacCTTCAAATATCAATTTCGAGGAATTATCAGAAGAGGCCGATGAGAGCATTGATAGGTTTTTGGGAGAAGGAAATG AATTCTCGTCAATCCCATCGCAAACCTCCCAATTCGATCCCATCCTCCTACCGATCTCTTCACTTGCCTCGTCAACACCCGCCCTCCCTTCTGAATCT GGCCTCGTCGTCTCCCTCCCTCCGGACATTTTCGCTCAACCCATACGAAGAGATATCTTACATAGATGTGTGGTGTGgtatctctccctcttaAGATCT GGCACGAAAACGACCAAATCGAGATCAACAGTGAATTACTCTGGGAGAAAACTCAGACCTCAAAAAGGTACGGGTCGAGCGAGAGTAGGAGACGCAAGTAGTGGTACTC GCCGAGGAGGTGCGcccatccacccaatctTCCCTAAAGACTGGACCCAAAAGCTCCCCCGCAAAGTGCGATACCTGGGCCTAAAAatcgccctctcctccaaactCAACTCCGGCCTATTACGAGTGGTGCAAAACCTAAACGAGGGAGAATGGAAGGGCACCAACGAAGCTTCTCGAGCATTGTCCAACGAGGTGGTCCGTACTGAGAAAGAAGTAGATCTCGAACCTATCATCACTGAGGGGGAAAGTCAAACGCAAAGGCAAGAAGCggttgaggaggggggagaaATACAAATTATAAACAAGTTCGGTACTTCCAAGGACCTGTCGATTTTGTTCGTGTATTCTCCTGATAAACTCCATAATGAGGGATTATGGAATTTCCATCGATCGATCAGGAATATCCCTGGAGTGGAACTGGTCTCTACGGACGAACTGCAGGTGTATCATGTTTTGAAGTATAAATGGCTGGTGATGGAGGGTGGGGCAATAGATGCGTTGTCGGGTGTGAGGGATTTagaggaggagttggagttggttCCTGAGCAGTTGAACGAGGCGGAGAGCGTGATTGTGTAA
- a CDS encoding 40S ribosomal protein uS9, with translation MSAVQTFGKKKTATAVAHVTPGRGLVRLNGSPISLVEPVVLRYKVYEPILVVGPEKLANLDIRLRVKGGGHVSQLYALRQAIAKGIVAFYAKNEDAASALELKKTLIAYDRSLLVADPRRMEPKKFGGRGARARRQKSYR, from the exons ATGTCAGCCGTTCAAACCTTcggcaagaagaagactgcCACCGCCGTGGCTCACGTCACCCCTGGTAGAGGTCTCGTTAGATTGAACGgatctcccatctccctcgttGAACC TGTCGTCCTCCGATACAAGGTCTACGAGCCAATCCTCGTCGTCGGTCCTGAGAAGCTCGCCAACCTCGACATCAGACTTAGAGTAAAGGGTGGTGGTCACGTATCTCAACTTTACGCTCTCCGACAAGCCATTGCCAAGGGTATCGTTGC CTTCTACGCCAAGAACGAAGATGCCGCCTCAGCCCTTGAATTGAAAAAGACCCTCATCGCCTACGACCGATCGCTCCTCGTTGCTGACCCCCGAAGAATGGAACCCAAGAAGTTCGGTGGTCGTGGTGCCCGAGCAAGGCGACAAAAG TCTTACCGATAA
- a CDS encoding isocitrate lyase, with product MSTEDWLNPSSIEEWWSSPSQQGIKRPYSADTVASLRDVFPENHHSNAMALKLRGIFERVQKDRSVNLTTSVIDPVTAQVMAEAGFETLYVSGGMSANTDTATDDPGPDLADYTYDTVPKKVSTIYRSQLLHSRTARVNQSGKEDIPLLPIIADADSGHGQHTAIMKLVKLFVQSGVSGFHLDDLVSGVKRHDGKDGLSSVLVPTNEYLRRLVAAKLQLDIMGSEVVSIARTDAETATHITSTIDHRDRPFILGATVPLPRHFIHTEGNSAREEWKREAKLSTLDEAFQKSHPDLYDQFISQTQKMNVAEALSVAHRLVPAFYWNYENPRTSEGWYAFKGGIEAALSRANAAANISDAVWACAHKYKADEAQRFATGVQEVHPGKWMAYNITGGFPEDGSADEEVKKIPSYLASIGYVWQFLPIAGLTAVGHGSQRAMKAIKEDGLYGYLSKVSRPAARHADGTSPEWWWKIMGKLADDAADAIGEGL from the exons ATGTCAACCGAAGACTGGCTCAACCCCTCGTCCATCGAAGAATGGTGGTCGTCCCCCTCTCAACAAGGTATCAAACGACCCTACTCGGCCGATACCGTCGCCTCCCTTCGAGATGTCTTTCCGGAGAATCACCATTCGAACGCCATGGCTTTGAAGCTCAGAGGGATCTTCGAGAGAGTACAGAAGGATAGATCAGTGAATCTCACGACCAGTGTGATTGATCCCGTCACAGCGCAGGTCATGGCAGAAGCGGGGTTTG AGACACTGTATGTTTCCGGTGGGATGTCAGCGAATACAGACACAGCTACGGACGATCCTGGACCTGATCTT GCAGACTACACATACGATACCGTGCCCAAAAAAGTATCCACCATCTACCGCTCTCAGCTCCTCCATTCACGTACGGCCCGGGTGAATCAGAGCGGGAAAGAGGATATTCCCCTCCTACCTATCATTGCAGATGCAGATTCGGGTCACGGCCAGCACACAGCCATCATGAAGTTGGTGAAACTCTTCGTGCAGAGTGGAGTATCGGGATTCCACctggatgatctcgtctCAGGGGTGAAGCGACatgatgggaaagatgggTTGTCGAGTGTACTGGTACCTACCAACGAGTATCTCAGGAGATTGGTAGCTGCCAAGCTGCAGCTGGACATTATGGG ATCCGAGGTGGTATCTATCGCTCGAACGGACGCCGAGACGGCCACGCACATCACTTCGACGATTGATCACAGGGATAGACCGTTCATTCTGGGTGCGACTGTCCCTTTACCCCGCCATTTCATCCATACCGAGGGAAACTCTGCACgggaagaatggaagagggaagcgAAATTATCGACTCTGGACGAAGCGTTCCAAAAATCTCATCCAGACCTATACGATCAATTCATCTCTCAAACTCAGAAGATGAACGTCGCCGAAGCCTTGTCAGTAGCTCACCGACTGGTTCCAGCATTCTACTGGAACTACGAGAATCCAAGGACGTCAGAAGGATGGTACGCTTTCAAAGGTGGGATCGAAGCTGCTTTGAGCAGGGCAAATGCCGCCGCGAATATCTCGGATGCGGTCTGGGCTTGTGCCCACAAGTACAAGGCAGACGAAGCACAACGGTTCGCAACAGGCGTTCAGGAGGTACACCCTGGTAAATGGATGGCATATAACATCACGGGTGGTTTCCccgaggatg GCTCGGCAGACGAGGAAGTCAAGAAGATACCTTCCTACCTCGCTTCAATAGGCTACGTATGGCAATTCCTCCCCATAGCTGGTCTGACAGCCGTCGGCCACGGATCTCAAAGAGCTATGAAGGCAATTAAGGAAGATGGGCTATACGGATACTTGTCGAAGGTGTCGAGACCTGCCGCGCGTCATGCCGATGGCACTAGCCCGGAGTGGTGGTGGAAAATCATGGGAAAACTGGCAGATGATGCTGCTGATGCTATTGGTGAGGGGTTATAG